The following proteins are co-located in the Lolium rigidum isolate FL_2022 unplaced genomic scaffold, APGP_CSIRO_Lrig_0.1 contig_34263_1, whole genome shotgun sequence genome:
- the LOC124681136 gene encoding putative F-box protein PP2-B2 has product MSKQQQARRDGDDDAGSRTQRLPEECLAMAICLTSPADACRAAVVSAAFRSAADSDAVWERFLPPDCDAIQERAVHLVDASSKKELFMDLSDEHILLDDGKMSFGLQRTNGAKCYMLSQTELGIDWINVDLYWRKRSDPDSRFSKVAELLSVCWFGVSGSISSKELSTGTHYAGYLVFKLTNGASGLASPSQHSLVKVNGQMVGNLHTVSLHPCDRAHCGLGDDKTVPHDHEKDDYGGAVVVVRYPRQRADGWMELEMGDFHTGDGAHTQEDDINVILREYDELRWKKGLIVEGIEIRPRN; this is encoded by the exons ATGAGCAAGCAGCAGCAGGCAAGGAGAGACGGCGACGACGATGCTGGGAGCAGAACCCAGCGACTCCCCGAGGAATGCCTGGCGATGGCCATCTGCCTGACCTCCCCAGCCGACGCCTGCCGCGCCGCTGTGGTGTCCGCGGCTTTCCGGTCAGCAGCGGACTCGGACGCCGTGTGGGAGCGGTTCTTGCCGCCGGATTGCGACGCCATACAGGAGCGGGCAGTCCACCTCGTGGATGCCTCCTCCAAGAAGGAGCTCTTCATGGACCTCAGCGACGAGCACATCCTGCTTGACGACGGCAAGATG AGTTTTGGGCTCCAAAGAACAAATGGCGCCAAATGCTACATGCTGTCTCAAACCGAACTGGGAATTGATTGGATCAATGTAGATCTTTACTGGAGAAAGAGGTCGGACCCGGATTCGAG GTTCTCCAAGGTGGCAGAGCTTCTCTCAGTCTGCTGGTTTGGCGTCTCCGGCAGCATCAGCAGCAAGGAGCTCTCTACTGGTACCCACTACGCCGGCTACCTCGTCTTCAAGCTCACCAACGGCGCCTCCGGCCTCGCCTCCCCAAGCCAGCACTCGCTCGTCAAGGTCAACGGGCAGATGGTGGGGAATCTCCACACGGTGTCTCTCCATCCGTGCGACCGTGCCCATTGCGGCCTCGGTGACGACAAAACGGTGCCGCACGACCACGAGAAGGATGACTATGGAGGCGCCGTCGTTGTCGTCAGGTACCCGCGGCAGAGGGCCGACGGGTGGATGGAGCTGGAGATGGGGGACTTCCACACAGGCGACGGTGCACATACACAGGAGGATGACATTAATGTGATACTGCGCGAGTACGACGAGCTGCGCTGGAAGAAGGGGCTCATCGTCGAAGGAATTGAGATCAGGCCTAGAAACTAG